Below is a window of Micromonospora chersina DNA.
GTAGACCGCCCAGCGGCCCCGCCCCTCGGCCTTGGCCCAGTAGAGCGTGGTGTCGGCGGCCTTCATGAGGTCGGACACGCTGGTCTCGGCGGCCGGGCACTCCACGATGCCGATGCTGGCCGAGACGGCGAGCTGCTGGTCGCCGACGTGCACCGGGGCGGAGACCGCGGCCAGGGCCAGCTCGGCCACCTCCACGGCGTCGTCGAGGCCGCCGTCGGAGTCGACAAGGATGACGAACTCGTCGCCGCCCATCCGGGCCACCAGGTGGCCGCGGCCGGACACGCAGTCGGCCAGCCGCCGGGCGATCACCTTGAGCAGCCGGTCGCCGAGGTCGTGGCCGAGGCTGTCGTTGATCGCCTTGAAGCCGTCCAGGTCGATGAAGCAGAGCCCGATCCGCTGCTCCGGCTCGGCGGTGTCGAAGACCTGGCCGAGCGTCTCGAAGAAGAGCGTGCGGTTGGGCAGGCCGGTGAGCGGGTCGTGCAGCGCCTGGAAGCGCAGCCGCTGCTGGAGCTGGTAGCGCTCGGTGATGTCCTCGATCATGGCCACGGTGAACCGGGGACGGCCGTCGTCGTGGCGGATCAGCGACACGGCGAGATCGGTCCAGACCACGCTGCCGTCCTTGCGGTAGTAGCGCTTCTCCACCCGGGCGCTGTCCCGCTTGCCCTCGATCAGCTCCTGGTACAGCTCCCACATCCCGGCGGCGTCGTCCGGGTGGAACAGCCCGTCCACATTGATCTCACGCAGCTCGGCCATCGTGTAGCCGAGCATGTCCGCGAACGACTGGTTGACCTCGATGATCCGCCCGTCCACCCCGGCGATGCCGATGCCGATGGCCGCCCCGGTGAACACGGCGCGGAACCGGGCCTCGCTGTCGCGCAGCGCCTGCTCCACCGCGTCGCGCGCCTGCCAGGCCGAGCGGGCGATCCGCTCCTGCTGGCTGAACACCCGGTCGCGCAGCGCCCGGCTGAAGCCGGCGGCGAACGCGCCCTGCATGGCGGCGATCCGCTCCCGCACCTCGGGCGCCTCCACCATGGTGGGCAGCACCCAGGGCAGGAGGCGGTCACCGAGGGCCTGCACCGACCAGTCGAGCACCCCGGGCTCGGTGAGGTGCGCCTCGACCAGGGCCCGCCCGACGTTCTCCGCCGGCTGGGCGGAGAACGCCGGGGCGAGCAGGGCCCGGCCGAGGCGGACCGTGTGTGCCAGCAGCAGCCGCTCGGTCTCGGCCGCGCTCAGCGGCACGAAACCGATGCGCCGCACCGCCCGGGCCCACTCGGCGGCGTACGCCGCGGCGCCCGGCCGGCTGACGTCGCCCCCGTCGGGGTCCGGGGCGCGCATGTCGGCTCAGCCGGCGGTGCGGTCGTGCCGGGCGACGCCGCCGAACGCACCGAACCGCTCGGGGTGCTCGTCCACGTCGGACGGCGAGTCGGGCCGCCAGAGCGGCATGTGCACGACCCCCGGGTCGAGGACCGTCCAGTCGCCGAAGTAGCCGGTGATCTCGGCCCGCGAGCGCAGGGTGATCTCGGTGGCGGTGCGCGCCGACAGTCGCTGCGCGTCGAGCATCTCCTGCGGCTGGTCCTCGAAGGTCGAGTGCGAGATGACCAGGAAGCTGCCGGGCGCCGCGGCGGCCCGCAGGGTGGCCAGGATGTCGCCGGGCCGGTCCTCGTCGGGGATGAAGTGCACCACCCCGGCGAGCAGGATGCCGACCGGGCGGTCGAAGTCGATCAGGCCGCTGGCCCGGGCCTGGTCCAGGATCAGCTTCGGCTCCCGCAGGTCGGCCAGGATCGCGGTGGCCCGGTCGTTGCCGGCGAGCAGTTCCCGGCTGTGCGCCACGGCGACCGGGTCGATGTCGACGTACACGATCCGGGCCTCCGGGTTGGCCGCCTGGGCGACCTCGTGCACGTTGCCGACGGTGGGAATCCCCGAGCCGATGTCGAGGAACTGGTCGATGCCGGCGTCGAGCAGCACCCGGACGGCCCGGCGCAGGAACTCCCGCCCGGAGCGCATGGTGGCCGCCAGGTTCGGTGTCATGGCGGCGATCTGCTCGGCGAGCTGCCGGTCGATCTCGAAGTTGTGCGCGCCGCCGAGGAAGTAGTCGTAGACCCGGGCCGCGCTCGGCCGGGTCAGGTCGATCTCGGCGGGAAGTCCGTCCGGCGTCTGCATTCGCTCGGTCCCCCAGGTCGTCGCCGCGGTGCGCGGGCGCCCGGCGACCGGGCCGACCCCGCGGCATGGTGTGGTCCACACCACTCTATGCGCGCGCTCCCAGGAACGGGAGATCCACAGTCGACGCTTCCCGGGACCTGCCGCGTCAGTCGGCCGACTCCAGCAGCAGCGAGATGCCCTGCCCGACGCCGATGCACATGGTCGCCAGGGCCCGCCGCCCGCCCCGCCGGCGCAGCTCCAGCGCGGCGGTGAGGGCGAGCCGGGCGCCGCTGGCGCCGAGGGGGTGGCCCAGCGCGATGGCCCCGCCGTTCGGGTTGACGTGCTCGGCGTCCTCGGGCAGCCCCAGCTCGCGCAGCACCGCCACCGACTGGGCGGCGAACGCCTCGTTCAGCTCGATCACGTCGAGGTCGGCCAGGCCGAGGCCCTGCCGGTCGAGCAGCTTGCGGGTGGCCGGGACCGGGCCGACGCCCATGATCCGCGGCGGCACGCCGGCCGCCGCCGATCCGGTGACCCGGGCCAGCGGGGTGAGGCCGTACCGCTCGACGGCCGCCGCGGAGGCGACCAGCAGGGCCACCGCGCCGTCGTTGACGCCGGAGGAGTTGCCGGCGGTCACCGTGCCGCCTTCGCGGAACGGGGTGGGCAGGGCGGCGAGCTTCTCCAGCGAGGTCTCCCGGGGGTGCTCGTCGGCCTCGACCAGCTTCGTCTCCCGCTTGCCGGCCGGCACGGTCACCGGCACGATCTCCTCGGCCAGCCGGCCGTCGGCCTGCGCCTTGGCGGCGCGCTGCTGCGAGCGGAACGCGAACTCGTCCTGCGCGGCGCGGTCGACGCCGAAGTCCGCGGCGACGTTCTCCGCCGTCTCCGGCATCGAGTCGATGCCCCACCCCTTCTTCATGAGCGGGTTCACCAGCCGCCAGCCGATGGTGGTGTCGTAGACCTCGGCGGCGCGGGCGAACGCGGCCGTGGCCTTCGGCATCACGAAGGGCGCCCGGCTCATGCTCTCCACCCCGCCGGCGACCAGCAGGTCGGCCTCCCCGGCCACGATCGCCCGGGCGGCCGTGGCGAGGGCGTCCAGGCCCGAGCCGCAGAGCCGGTTGACAGTGCTGCCCGGCACCTCCTCGGGCAGCCCACCGAGCAGCGCGGCCATCCGGGCCACGTTGCGGTTGTCCTCGCCGGCCTGGTTGGCGCAGCCCAGGATCACGTCGTCGGTGCGGGCCCAGTCCACCGAGGGGTGGCGGGCGACGAGCTCGCGGATCACGTGCGCGGCCAGGTCGTCGGGGCGTACCCCGGCCAGGGCGCCGGCGTACCGGCCGATCGGGGTGCGGACACCGGCCACGAGGTATGCGACGGTCATCGGCGCTCAATCCTTCGGGGGGTGGGCGGGGGTGGCGGGTCGCCCGCCGGGTCACGGGGACGCCCGGCGCCAGGATATCCGCGCCCGGAACGGATAGGTTGGCCGCATGGCCCGGGCCCAGTTCAGCGCAGAGAACTCCGGCGGCGGCGCGTTCGTCCGCCAGCCCAACCGGTTCACCGGTCGGGTCACCCCGCACTCCACCTCGCCCGAGGGCGGCGGCCCCGACGACCAGGGCCGCTGGCCGCTGGAGGCGGGCCGCTACCGGCTCATCTGGTGCCGGGCCTGCCCGTGGGCGCACCGGGCCCGGATCGTGCGCGGCCTGCTCGGCCTCGACGAGGTGATCTCGCTGGGCACGGTCGACCCGATCCGGGACGAGCGGGGCTGGCGGTTCAGCCTCGACCAGGACGGCTTCGACCCGGTGCTCGGGATCGGCTACCTCAGCGACGCGTACCTGGCCACCGACCCCGACTACACCGGCCGGGTGACCGTGCCGGCCCTTGTCGACACGCTTACCGGCCGGGTGGTCACCAACGACTACCCGCAGCTCACCCTCGACCTCTCCACCGAGTGGCGGCGGTTCCACAAGCCGGGTGCGCCGGACCTCTACCCGGTCGAGCTGCGGCCGGAGATGGACGCGCTCATGGCGGAGATCCACCGGGACGTCAACAACGGCGTCTACCGGTGCGGCTTCGCCACCTCGCAGGAGGCGTACGACGAGGCGTACACCGCGCTGTTCGCCCGGCTGGACGTGCTGTCGGGGCGGCTGTCCGGGCGGCGCTACCTGATGGGCGAGCGGATCACCGAGGCGGACGTGCGCCTGTTCACCACGCTGGTCCGCTTCGACGTGGCGTACCACGGGCACTTCAAGTGCAACCGGCAGAAGCTCACCGAAATGCCGGTGCTGTGGGCGTACGCCCGGGACCTGTTCCAGACCCCGGGCTTCGGCGAGACGGTGGACTTCGACCACATCAAGCGGCACTACTACGCCACCCACGAGATGATCAACCCGACCCGGATCGTGCCGCTCGGTCCCGACCTGTCCGGCTGGACCACGCCGCACGGGCGTGGCTGACGCCGGCGTCCTCCGGGCCGCCGCCGCGTCCGCCGCGGCCGGCTGCGTCGTGGCCGGGGCGGTCGCCGTGACGGTCGCCGTGGCCGCCGGTCCCGGTCCGGGTCTGACCGGGTACGTCAGCGAGGCCGGGGTCACCGACAGCGGGTACGCCGGGGCGTACCGGATCGGGGTGTTCGCCCTGGCGGCGGCGCTGCTGCTGCTCGCCGCGGCGCTGCCCCCGGCGCTGCGGGCCGCGGCCGGGCTGCTGGTGGCCGGCGCCGCCGGCACGGCGCTCTCCGGGGCGGTGGCCTGCTCCACCGGCTGCCCGCTGCCGCCGTTCGAGGCCGCCACGGTGGCCGACCTGGTGCACGGCGGCGCGAGCATCGCGGCCACCGCCGCGGTGGTCTTCGCCATGCTGGCGTTGGTGCGGCATCCGGCGGCGGGCCGGGCGCTGCGCCGGGTCGCCGGGGTGGGCGCGGCACTGGCGCTGCCGCTGTCCGGTGCGGTCGGGCTGGCGATGCTGCTGGTCGGGCGGGGTGGCCTGGTCGGGGTGCTGGAGCGGCTGCTGCTCGCGGTGGCCGCCGGGTGGGGGCTGGTCACCGCCGCCGTGCTGGGCCTGGCGCACCGCCGATCGTGACGAACGGCGCGGATCGGTCCCTGTAAGGAGCGTCACGCATACCGCTCCTTCCACCTGGGAGCCGGCTGGGAGTAGCGTCGCCAGGCGATGACCAACGTCTGGCACCTCACCGTGCGCCTGTACGTCGACCTCCGACGGCAGGCCAGCGGCATCTGTCCGGCGCAGCCGCTCTCCTGACGCTGCCCGTTCACCCCACCCAGACCTTGGACAGATCCCCATGGCTTCCGCCCTGCGCAAGTTCCCCTTCTCCGTGCAGATCCTGCTCGGCCTCGTCCTCGGCGTGGCGCTCGGCTTCCTCGCCCGCGCCAACGACCTCGCCTGGCTGACCAGCACCCTCGACACCGTCGGCGGCCTCTTCGTCCAGCTGCTCAAGCTGGCCGTGCCGCCGCTGGTCTTCACCGCCATCGTGGTCAGCGTGGTCAGCCTCCGCGGCGTGGCCAACGCCGCCCGGCTGGCGCTCAAGACGCTGCTCTGGTTCGGCATCACCGCGCTGATCGCGGTGAGCATCGGCATCGGCCTCGGCCTGCTCACCAACCCCGGCAAGGGCGTCACCCTCGACGTGGCCGGCGCCACCGCGCCGAAGAAGACCGGCTCCTGGACCGACTTCCTCACCGGCATCGTGCCGACCAACCCGGTCGGCGCGTTCGTCGAGGGCAACGTCCTCCAGATCGTCTTCCTCGCCCTGGTGGTCGGCGCCGCGGCGCTGCTCATCGGCGAGGCCGCCGAGCCGTTCGTGACCCTCAACCGCTCGGTGCTGGCCATCGTGCAGAAGGCGCTCTGGTGGGTCATCCGGCTCGCCCCCATCGGCACCCTCGGCCTCATCGGCAACGCCGTCGCCTCGTACGGCTGGGACCTGCTGGCCCCGCTCGCGAAGTTCACCACCGCCGTCTACGTCGGCTGCGCCATCGTGCTGTTCGTGGTCTACCCGCTGGTGCTCGTGGCCGCCGGCCGGCTCAACCCGCTGCGCTTCTTCGCCGGCGCCTGGCCCGCCATCGAGCTGGCCTTCGTGTCCCGCTCCTCGGTGGGCACCATGCCGGTGACCCAGCGTTCGGTCGAGCGCCTCGGCGTCCCCCGCGAGTACGCCTCCTTCGCCGTGCCGTTCGGCGCCACCACGAAGATGGACGGCTGCGCCGCCATCTACCCGGCCCTCGCCGCGATCTTCGTGGCGCAGGTCTTCGGGGTGCACCTGGGCGTCACCGACTACCTGCTGATCGCCTTCGTCTCGGTGGTCGGCTCGGCCGCCACGGCCGGCCTGACCGGCGCGATCGTCATGCTCACGCTGACCCTCAGCACGCTGGGCCTGCCGCTGGCCGGCGCCGGCCTGCTGCTGGCCATCGACCCGATCCTCGACATGATCCGCACCGCCACCAACGTGGCCGGCCAGGCCCTGGTGCCGACCGTCGTGGCCGCCCGCGAGGGCACCCTCGACCGCACCGCGTACGACTCGGCCGGCAAGCGCGACCTGGTCGACCCGGACGAGGCCGACCGTCCGGCGGAGCGGCTCGCACCCGTCCCCGCCTGACCTGACTGATCGAGGAGGGCCCCGAACGGGGCCCTCCTCCGTCATTGGAGGATCACCCCATGAGTGCCCTGTTCACCCCGCTGACCCTGCGCGCCGTCACCCTGCCCAACCGGGTGGCGCTCGCCCCGATGTGCCAGTACAGCGCCGGCCCCGACGGCCTGCCCACCGACTGGCATCGCGTCCACCTCGGCTCCCGCGCGGTCGGCGGCGCCGGCCTGATCATCACGGAGGCGACCGCCGTGGTGCCCGAGGGCCGGATCAGCCCGCAGGACACCGGGCTCTGGTCCGACGCGCACGCCGAGGCGTGGCGACCCATCACCGCGTTCATCGCCGCGCAGGGTTCGGTGCCGGCAGTGCAGCTCGCGCACGCCGGGTTCAAGGCGTCGACGTACCGGCCGTGGGCCGGGCACCGGGGCGGCGTGCCCGACACCGAGGGGGGCTGGACCCCTGTCGGCCCCGGCGCCGAGCCGTTCCTGCCGGACTACCGCACGCCGGCCGCGCTGGACGAGGCGGGCATCGCCGGGGTGGTCGAGGCGTTCGCCACCGCCGCCCGCCGGGCCCTCGACGCCGGCTTCGCCGCCGTGGAGATCCACGCCGCGCACGGCTACCTGCTGCACGAGTTCCTCTCCCCACTCACCAACCGTCGCACCGACGGCTACGGCGGCGACCGGGCCGGCCGGATGCGGCTGACCCTGGAGGTGGCCCGCGCGGTCCGCGCCGCGGTCGGCGAGGGCGTGCCGGTGCTCACCCGGATCTCCGCCACCGACTGGGTGGACGGCGGCTGGACCGTCGAGGACAGCGTGGTGCTCGCCGGCGAGCTGGCCGCCGCCGGCGTGGACCTGGTGGACGCCTCCTCCGGCGGCGCCTCGACCGCGGCGAGCATCCCGATCGGGCCGGGCTACCAGGTGCCCCTGGCCGCCCGGATCCGCCGCGACGCGGGCGTGCTGACCGGCGCCGTCGGCCTGATCGTCGAGCCCGAGCAGGCCGAGCAGATCGTCGCCGGCGGCGAGGCCGACCTGGTCCTCCTGGGCCGCGAACTCCTCCGCGACCCCTACTGGCCCCACCGCGCCGCCGCCAAACTGACCCCCACGGCCACCTGGCCCAACCAGTACACCCGCGCCTTCTGACGGGCGCCGCCCCGCCCGCGCGGGCGGGGCGGCGCAGGGCGGACCGGAACGGCCGGCCGTCAGCCCGCCAGGTGGCCCCAGCGGGGTTCCAGGTCGTGCCAGGGGCCCTGGGCCGCCACCGTGCCGTCGACCAGGACCACCACGTGGTCCGCGCGGACCAGCGCGGCCCGCTTCGCGGTCGAGCCGACCACTGTCACCCCGTGCTCGCGCAGCGCGGCCCAGAGCGCCAGCTCCGTCGTCACGTCCAGCGCGGACGAGACGTCGTCGGCGACCAGCAGCTCGGTACGCGGCGCGAGCGCCCGGGCCAGCGCCAGCCGCTGGAGCTGGCCGCCGGACAGCCGGGTGCCCTTGTGCCCGATGAGCAGGCCGAGCCCGCCCCCGGCCGCCGCCAGGTCGTGGTCGAGCTGGGCGGTCGACACCGCGCCGGCGGCGTCCACCTGGTGCCCGAGCGCGATGTTGTCGGCCACCGTGCCGGAGAGCACCCGGGGCAGCTGGCCCACGTACCCGACCTGGTTGGGGCGGAGGAACAGCTCCGGCTCGGTGACCGGCTCGCCGTTCCAGCGCAGGGTGCCGGTGTGGTGCACGATCCCGGCGAGGGCCCGCAGCAGCGACGACTTCCCCGCGCCGACCGGCCCCACCACCAGCACCAACTGCCCGCGTTCGACGGTCAGGTCGACGTCCCGGACGGCCAGGGTGCCGTCGGAGTGCAGCGCGCCGAAGCCGGTCAGCTCCAGCCGGCGCAGCGGGTGCCGGGGCGGGGGCTCGGGCGCCGGGGCGGTGCCGGCGGCCAGGTCCAGGCCGGGCACCGTGGCCGAGTAGGTGGCCTCCCCGGTCATCGCCACGGTCCGCCGGGTCCACACCCGGGCCGACGGGTAGTGCGAGACAAGCGACGCGGTGGTCCAGGCGAACCAGCGGGCCGCGCCGAGCGTGGAGACCGCGACAAGTGTGGCGCCGGCGGAGAGGCCGCCGGCCAGGTAGAGCGCCCAGGCCCCGATCGGCAGCAGCCCGCTGGCGATCGACGGGGTGGACCGGGCCCACACCTGCATGGCGATCTCCCGGCGCTGCCGGTCGCTGCGCACGGTGTCCAGCGTCGCGAGGTGGTGCAGCACCGGGCGGGTGGCGCCGGCCAGCTTCACCGTACGGGCGGCGGAGAGCGAGGACACCAGTGCGGTGGCGAAGGCGGCGCGGGCCTTGACGGTGCCGGCGGCCGTGCGCTCCAGGCGGGGCCCGAACAGGGTGGCCGCCAGCCCGGAGACCACCATGGTCCCGACGAAGAACAGCGCGGGTACGAAGCTGCCGGTCACCAGGGTCATGGTGAGCACGAGGGCCAGGGAGATGAACTGGTCCATCAGGTTGTCGGCGAGCTGCACCACCCGGTCGGTGTCGCCGCCCTGGGCCACCACCTCGGCCGGGGTGTGCCCGCTGACCCGGCGGGCCCCGGTCTGCCCGTGCACCAGCCGCGCGCTGATCCGCAGCATCTGCCGGATCCACCACTGCGGGAACCACAGGTTGGTCAGGTACGGCAGCGGCAGCACCACCAGCAGGGCGGCGACGATGCCGAGCGCCGGCAGCCACGGGTCTCCCCCGCCGACCACCTCGGCCCAGAGCCACGGCAGCACCGAGCCGTCCAGCCCGAGCAGCGTCATCACGATGAACAGGCAGACGGAGACCAGCCCGTACCGCGGGTCGTTCGTGCCCAGCCGGAGAATCTCCCGAAGGGTCCGCGCGGGCGGCGGGGCGGGCAGCGGCGGCGGGTCGGTACGCGGCACCGCGACCTGGCGCGGCACGGTGGCCGGCTCGGGCGGCGCGGCCGGCTCGTCGGGCCACCCGTCGGGGCCGTCCAGCAGGTCCACCCCGCCGCGGCGGGCGCCGGCGCCCGCGTAGGCGCTGGCGTGGCTGGTGGCGAGCAGTTCGGCGAACCGGGCCGACTCGCGCAGCGGGCCGGCCTCCAGCACCGCCCCGTCGGCCATCACGACGACCTCGTCGCAGCGGCGCACCGAGGAGAGCCGGTGCGCGATGACGATGCCGATCCGGTCGGTGAGCAGCCGTTCGGTGGCCTGGCGTACCCGGTTCTCGGTGACCGGGTCGAGCCGGGCGGTGGCCTCGTCGAGGATCACCACGTGCGGGTCGCGGACCAGGATCCGGGCGAACGCCACGAGCTGTTCCTGCCCGGCGGAGAGCACGTGCCCGCCCTCGCCGAGCCGGGTGTGCACGCCGTCGGGGAGTTCGGCGATCCAGCCGGCCAGCCCCAGCTCCTCCAGCGCCCGGGTGGC
It encodes the following:
- a CDS encoding SAM-dependent methyltransferase; amino-acid sequence: MQTPDGLPAEIDLTRPSAARVYDYFLGGAHNFEIDRQLAEQIAAMTPNLAATMRSGREFLRRAVRVLLDAGIDQFLDIGSGIPTVGNVHEVAQAANPEARIVYVDIDPVAVAHSRELLAGNDRATAILADLREPKLILDQARASGLIDFDRPVGILLAGVVHFIPDEDRPGDILATLRAAAAPGSFLVISHSTFEDQPQEMLDAQRLSARTATEITLRSRAEITGYFGDWTVLDPGVVHMPLWRPDSPSDVDEHPERFGAFGGVARHDRTAG
- a CDS encoding ATP-binding cassette domain-containing protein — encoded protein: MRLLRDLRATAPRRMAVVLLLILLGAGGQAAASALAGPVLVHRSFGWFTALAVALVAAVVSDLLIGLLMAGLTADWSADVRRRLCRVALGQDLPTLETTPVGELLDRIDNDVYQVAAEMRNTGVRLVQGVAVCLLATVSALVVWWPAGVGMILLTALLGVALRRPTARIAPARMVEEEAWSDLAAVMEEAVHGQDDVRTSLARPYVLRLYARRAAEVISRGKRVFRLSARVTALAGGGVRVGIAAVVLAGAWALATGRVDAARLTAIWLLALAFGATVEHIARWVPHLQQALGAWARVQLLADSRQEPSGGAAPIDGDLTVQGLTFRYATTGEDRGPALRDVTLTFARGRSYALVGRTGSGKSTLAKVLTRAVDVPPRTVFLGDTDLVDLDVEALRRWIAVVPQRTEILAGTLAENVALFDPDLLDDATRALEELGLAGWIAELPDGVHTRLGEGGHVLSAGQEQLVAFARILVRDPHVVILDEATARLDPVTENRVRQATERLLTDRIGIVIAHRLSSVRRCDEVVVMADGAVLEAGPLRESARFAELLATSHASAYAGAGARRGGVDLLDGPDGWPDEPAAPPEPATVPRQVAVPRTDPPPLPAPPPARTLREILRLGTNDPRYGLVSVCLFIVMTLLGLDGSVLPWLWAEVVGGGDPWLPALGIVAALLVVLPLPYLTNLWFPQWWIRQMLRISARLVHGQTGARRVSGHTPAEVVAQGGDTDRVVQLADNLMDQFISLALVLTMTLVTGSFVPALFFVGTMVVSGLAATLFGPRLERTAAGTVKARAAFATALVSSLSAARTVKLAGATRPVLHHLATLDTVRSDRQRREIAMQVWARSTPSIASGLLPIGAWALYLAGGLSAGATLVAVSTLGAARWFAWTTASLVSHYPSARVWTRRTVAMTGEATYSATVPGLDLAAGTAPAPEPPPRHPLRRLELTGFGALHSDGTLAVRDVDLTVERGQLVLVVGPVGAGKSSLLRALAGIVHHTGTLRWNGEPVTEPELFLRPNQVGYVGQLPRVLSGTVADNIALGHQVDAAGAVSTAQLDHDLAAAGGGLGLLIGHKGTRLSGGQLQRLALARALAPRTELLVADDVSSALDVTTELALWAALREHGVTVVGSTAKRAALVRADHVVVLVDGTVAAQGPWHDLEPRWGHLAG
- a CDS encoding NADH:flavin oxidoreductase/NADH oxidase, with amino-acid sequence MSALFTPLTLRAVTLPNRVALAPMCQYSAGPDGLPTDWHRVHLGSRAVGGAGLIITEATAVVPEGRISPQDTGLWSDAHAEAWRPITAFIAAQGSVPAVQLAHAGFKASTYRPWAGHRGGVPDTEGGWTPVGPGAEPFLPDYRTPAALDEAGIAGVVEAFATAARRALDAGFAAVEIHAAHGYLLHEFLSPLTNRRTDGYGGDRAGRMRLTLEVARAVRAAVGEGVPVLTRISATDWVDGGWTVEDSVVLAGELAAAGVDLVDASSGGASTAASIPIGPGYQVPLAARIRRDAGVLTGAVGLIVEPEQAEQIVAGGEADLVLLGRELLRDPYWPHRAAAKLTPTATWPNQYTRAF
- a CDS encoding DUF998 domain-containing protein codes for the protein MADAGVLRAAAASAAAGCVVAGAVAVTVAVAAGPGPGLTGYVSEAGVTDSGYAGAYRIGVFALAAALLLLAAALPPALRAAAGLLVAGAAGTALSGAVACSTGCPLPPFEAATVADLVHGGASIAATAAVVFAMLALVRHPAAGRALRRVAGVGAALALPLSGAVGLAMLLVGRGGLVGVLERLLLAVAAGWGLVTAAVLGLAHRRS
- a CDS encoding dicarboxylate/amino acid:cation symporter, with the protein product MRKFPFSVQILLGLVLGVALGFLARANDLAWLTSTLDTVGGLFVQLLKLAVPPLVFTAIVVSVVSLRGVANAARLALKTLLWFGITALIAVSIGIGLGLLTNPGKGVTLDVAGATAPKKTGSWTDFLTGIVPTNPVGAFVEGNVLQIVFLALVVGAAALLIGEAAEPFVTLNRSVLAIVQKALWWVIRLAPIGTLGLIGNAVASYGWDLLAPLAKFTTAVYVGCAIVLFVVYPLVLVAAGRLNPLRFFAGAWPAIELAFVSRSSVGTMPVTQRSVERLGVPREYASFAVPFGATTKMDGCAAIYPALAAIFVAQVFGVHLGVTDYLLIAFVSVVGSAATAGLTGAIVMLTLTLSTLGLPLAGAGLLLAIDPILDMIRTATNVAGQALVPTVVAAREGTLDRTAYDSAGKRDLVDPDEADRPAERLAPVPA
- the pcaF gene encoding 3-oxoadipyl-CoA thiolase codes for the protein MTVAYLVAGVRTPIGRYAGALAGVRPDDLAAHVIRELVARHPSVDWARTDDVILGCANQAGEDNRNVARMAALLGGLPEEVPGSTVNRLCGSGLDALATAARAIVAGEADLLVAGGVESMSRAPFVMPKATAAFARAAEVYDTTIGWRLVNPLMKKGWGIDSMPETAENVAADFGVDRAAQDEFAFRSQQRAAKAQADGRLAEEIVPVTVPAGKRETKLVEADEHPRETSLEKLAALPTPFREGGTVTAGNSSGVNDGAVALLVASAAAVERYGLTPLARVTGSAAAGVPPRIMGVGPVPATRKLLDRQGLGLADLDVIELNEAFAAQSVAVLRELGLPEDAEHVNPNGGAIALGHPLGASGARLALTAALELRRRGGRRALATMCIGVGQGISLLLESAD
- a CDS encoding glutathione S-transferase family protein, whose translation is MARAQFSAENSGGGAFVRQPNRFTGRVTPHSTSPEGGGPDDQGRWPLEAGRYRLIWCRACPWAHRARIVRGLLGLDEVISLGTVDPIRDERGWRFSLDQDGFDPVLGIGYLSDAYLATDPDYTGRVTVPALVDTLTGRVVTNDYPQLTLDLSTEWRRFHKPGAPDLYPVELRPEMDALMAEIHRDVNNGVYRCGFATSQEAYDEAYTALFARLDVLSGRLSGRRYLMGERITEADVRLFTTLVRFDVAYHGHFKCNRQKLTEMPVLWAYARDLFQTPGFGETVDFDHIKRHYYATHEMINPTRIVPLGPDLSGWTTPHGRG